A DNA window from Pseudomonas tohonis contains the following coding sequences:
- a CDS encoding SDR family oxidoreductase has product MESLPAHNGKVALVTGAARGIGLGIAAWLIAEGWQVVLADIDRARGSKVAKALGSNAWFVGMDVAHESQVAVGIAEVLGQFGRLDALVCNAGVAEAHGAPLESLELMQWNRTLSVNLTGPMLLAKHCAPYLRGHRGAIVTIASTRAHQSERDTEAYAASKGGLVALTHALAISLGPDIRVNVVSPGWIDSRDRAAREEAPLSEWDHDQHPAGRVGTVEDVAALVAWLLSDNSGFVTGQEFLVDGGMTRKMIYLD; this is encoded by the coding sequence ATGGAGTCGCTACCCGCCCATAACGGCAAGGTCGCGCTGGTCACCGGCGCGGCCCGTGGCATCGGCCTGGGCATCGCCGCCTGGCTGATCGCCGAAGGCTGGCAGGTGGTGCTGGCGGACATCGATCGTGCCCGGGGCAGCAAGGTGGCCAAGGCACTGGGCAGCAACGCCTGGTTCGTCGGCATGGACGTGGCCCATGAAAGCCAGGTCGCCGTGGGCATCGCCGAGGTGCTCGGCCAGTTCGGCCGGCTCGATGCGCTGGTGTGCAACGCCGGCGTCGCCGAGGCCCATGGCGCGCCGCTGGAAAGCCTCGAGCTGATGCAGTGGAACCGCACCCTGTCGGTCAACCTCACCGGGCCGATGCTGCTGGCCAAGCACTGCGCGCCCTACCTGCGCGGCCACCGGGGCGCCATCGTCACCATCGCCTCGACCCGTGCCCATCAATCCGAACGCGACACCGAAGCCTACGCCGCGAGCAAGGGCGGCCTGGTGGCGCTGACCCACGCGCTGGCCATCAGCCTGGGGCCGGACATCCGCGTCAACGTGGTCAGCCCCGGCTGGATCGACTCCCGCGACCGCGCCGCCCGTGAAGAGGCGCCGCTGTCGGAATGGGATCATGACCAGCACCCGGCGGGCCGCGTCGGTACGGTGGAAGACGTCGCCGCCCTGGTCGCCTGGCTGCTTTCGGACAACAGCGGCTTCGTCACCGGCCAGGAGTTCCTGGTCGACGGCGGCATGACCCGCAAGATGATCTACCTGGACTGA
- the gspD gene encoding type II secretion system secretin GspD, giving the protein MPTLLSRLSIALLAAGLATAPLPLLAATPQPQAESSQQDGWTINLKDADIREFVDQVADITGETFIVDPRVKGQVSVVSKAPLSLSEVYQLFLSVMATHGFTVVTQGDQARIIPNAEAKSEAEGGPAAPDKLETRVIQVQHTPVTELIPLIRPLVPQYGHLAAVTSSNALIISDRSANIARIESLMSQLDQKGDRDYTVLNLQNAWVMDAAEVLNSAVSRGQAKGTNAAQVIADARTNRLIIVGPPSARAKLVALAQSLDTPTSRSANTRVIRLRHNDAKALATTLGEISEGLKAPEGGGEQQGKPQNILIRADESLNALVLLAEPDTVNALEDIVRQLDVPRAQVMVEAAIVEISGDITDALGVQWAVDARGNTGGLGGVNFGNTGLSVGTVLNAIKDEKLPTTLPDGAIIGIGTDHFAALVTALSANSKSNLLSTPSLLTLDNQKAEILVGQNVPFQTGSYTTDAAGANNPFTTIERKDIGVTLKVTPHINEGATLRLEIEQEISSIAPSATLTAQAVDLITNKRSIKSTILAEDGQVIVLGGLIQDDVTTTDSKVPLLGDIPLLGRLFRSTKDSHVKRNLMVFLRPTVVRDRAGLAALSGKKYSDIRVLGDQSDKENRPSILPRSPAQLFDGGQGTPAIDVRPAESPAP; this is encoded by the coding sequence ATGCCCACACTCCTCTCGCGCCTGAGTATCGCCCTGCTGGCCGCCGGCCTCGCTACCGCGCCGCTGCCCCTGCTGGCGGCAACCCCGCAACCCCAGGCCGAAAGCAGCCAGCAGGATGGCTGGACGATCAACCTCAAGGACGCCGACATTCGCGAGTTCGTCGACCAGGTGGCCGACATCACCGGCGAGACCTTCATCGTCGACCCCCGGGTCAAGGGCCAGGTCAGCGTGGTGTCCAAGGCGCCGCTGAGCCTCTCCGAGGTCTACCAGCTGTTCCTCTCGGTGATGGCCACCCATGGCTTCACCGTGGTCACCCAGGGCGACCAGGCACGCATCATCCCCAACGCCGAGGCCAAGTCCGAAGCCGAGGGCGGGCCGGCCGCGCCGGACAAGCTGGAAACCCGGGTCATCCAGGTGCAGCACACGCCGGTGACCGAGCTGATCCCGCTGATCCGCCCGCTGGTGCCGCAATACGGCCACCTCGCCGCAGTGACCTCGTCCAATGCCCTGATCATCAGCGACCGTAGCGCCAACATCGCGCGGATCGAAAGCCTGATGAGCCAGCTCGACCAGAAGGGCGACCGCGACTACACCGTGCTCAACCTGCAGAACGCCTGGGTGATGGACGCCGCGGAGGTGCTCAACAGCGCGGTCAGCCGCGGCCAGGCCAAGGGCACCAACGCCGCCCAGGTGATCGCCGACGCGCGCACCAACCGCCTGATCATCGTCGGCCCGCCTTCGGCACGCGCCAAGCTGGTGGCACTGGCGCAATCCCTCGACACCCCGACCTCGCGCTCGGCCAATACCCGCGTCATCCGCCTGCGCCACAACGACGCCAAGGCCCTGGCCACCACCCTGGGCGAGATTTCCGAGGGCCTGAAGGCCCCCGAAGGCGGCGGTGAACAGCAGGGCAAGCCGCAGAACATCCTCATCCGTGCCGACGAGAGCCTCAACGCCCTGGTCCTGCTGGCCGAACCGGACACGGTCAACGCGCTGGAGGACATCGTCCGCCAGCTCGACGTGCCGCGCGCCCAGGTGATGGTGGAAGCCGCCATCGTGGAAATCTCCGGCGACATCACCGACGCCCTCGGCGTGCAGTGGGCCGTCGACGCCCGCGGCAATACCGGCGGCCTCGGCGGGGTCAACTTCGGCAACACCGGCCTCTCGGTGGGCACCGTGCTCAATGCCATCAAGGACGAGAAGCTGCCGACCACCCTGCCCGACGGCGCCATCATCGGCATCGGCACCGACCATTTCGCCGCCCTGGTCACCGCGCTCTCGGCCAACAGCAAGAGCAACCTGCTGTCCACGCCCAGCCTGCTGACCCTGGACAACCAGAAGGCGGAAATCCTCGTGGGCCAGAACGTGCCCTTCCAGACCGGTTCCTACACCACCGATGCGGCCGGGGCCAACAACCCCTTCACCACCATCGAGCGCAAGGACATCGGCGTGACCCTCAAGGTCACCCCGCACATCAACGAGGGCGCCACCCTGCGCCTGGAGATCGAGCAGGAGATCTCCTCCATCGCTCCCAGCGCCACCCTCACCGCCCAGGCGGTGGACCTGATCACCAACAAGCGCTCGATCAAGAGCACCATCCTCGCCGAGGACGGCCAGGTGATCGTGCTCGGTGGCCTGATCCAGGACGACGTCACCACCACCGACTCCAAGGTGCCGCTGCTGGGCGACATCCCCCTGCTCGGCCGCCTGTTCCGCTCCACCAAGGACAGCCACGTGAAGCGCAACCTGATGGTCTTCCTGCGCCCGACCGTGGTCCGCGACCGCGCCGGCCTCGCCGCCCTCTCGGGCAAGAAGTACAGCGACATCCGCGTGCTGGGCGACCAGAGCGACAAGGAGAACCGCCCGAGCATCCTCCCGCGCAGCCCGGCGCAGCTGTTCGACGGCGGCCAGGGCACCCCGGCCATCGACGTGCGCCCGGCAGAAAGCCCGGCGCCCTGA
- a CDS encoding type II secretion system protein N yields MPTPGARHWLQQHSPALLGAGLVIAMSLSLAWQTADWIRLLRNSPVTSSDPTLEAVVPASLERLEPLFGPSRVQSDAPPPATNLRLTLLGSFINADPARSSVIIRTEGEKPRRLHSGDELSPGVKLHAVYRDRVEIDRGGRLETLTFPRARLAAPGTPAMEAEPANDAVNDLGGLQEENTAELRERMEALRKQMEESGGLPPDLPPEQPPESE; encoded by the coding sequence TTGCCCACACCTGGTGCTCGACACTGGCTGCAACAGCATTCGCCTGCGCTGCTGGGCGCGGGCCTGGTGATCGCCATGAGCCTGAGCCTCGCCTGGCAAACCGCCGACTGGATCCGATTGCTCCGCAATTCCCCCGTCACCAGCAGTGACCCCACCCTCGAGGCCGTGGTTCCGGCCAGCCTGGAACGCCTCGAACCCCTGTTCGGCCCGAGCCGCGTGCAGAGCGATGCGCCGCCACCGGCGACCAACCTGCGCCTGACCCTGCTGGGCAGCTTCATCAATGCCGACCCGGCGCGCTCCAGCGTGATCATCCGTACCGAGGGCGAAAAGCCCCGGCGCCTGCACAGCGGCGATGAGCTCAGCCCCGGCGTGAAGCTGCACGCCGTCTACCGCGACCGCGTGGAGATCGACCGTGGCGGCCGCCTCGAAACCCTGACATTCCCCCGGGCGCGCCTGGCCGCACCCGGAACGCCCGCCATGGAGGCGGAGCCGGCGAACGATGCTGTGAACGACCTTGGCGGCCTCCAGGAGGAGAACACCGCCGAGCTGCGCGAACGCATGGAAGCACTGAGAAAACAGATGGAAGAATCCGGTGGCCTGCCGCCGGACTTACCGCCCGAACAGCCCCCGGAAAGCGAATGA
- the gspE gene encoding type II secretion system ATPase GspE: protein MNPSSIEAPLRRLPFGFAKRHGVFLQDGVEPCLAHRQGAELVALAEARRFVGRSLPLRPLPAETFDQALAQAYQHDSSATMQLAEDLGGSLDLAALAEQMPETTDLMEQEDDAPIIRLINAILGEAIRENASDIHLETFEKRLVVRFRVDGILREVLEPKRELAALLVSRIKVMAKLDIAEKRVPQDGRISLRVAGREVDIRVSTLPSANGERVVLRLLDKQAGRLTLQHLGMSARDRELMEATVRKPHGILLVTGPTGSGKTTTLYASLVTLNDRTRNILTVEDPIEYHLEGIGQTQVNAKVEMTFARGLRAILRQDPDVVMVGEIRDHETAEIAVQASLTGHLVLSTLHTNSAIGAITRLVDMGVEPFLLSSSLLGVLAQRLVRVLCNHCKAPYSADAAECALLGIDPAQPPTLYHARGCAECHQQGYRGRTGIYELVVFDDHMRTLIHNAAAEQEMTRHARRFGPSIRDDGKRKVLEGVTTVEEVLRVTQEE from the coding sequence ATGAACCCCTCTTCGATCGAGGCGCCGCTGCGGCGCCTGCCGTTCGGCTTCGCCAAGCGCCACGGCGTCTTCCTGCAGGATGGCGTAGAGCCCTGCCTGGCCCATCGCCAAGGCGCCGAACTGGTGGCCCTGGCCGAGGCCCGGCGCTTCGTCGGCCGTTCGCTGCCGTTGCGCCCGCTGCCCGCCGAAACCTTCGACCAGGCCCTGGCCCAGGCCTACCAGCACGACTCCTCCGCCACCATGCAGCTCGCCGAAGACCTCGGCGGCAGCCTCGACCTGGCTGCGCTCGCCGAGCAGATGCCGGAGACCACCGACCTGATGGAGCAGGAGGACGACGCGCCGATCATCCGCCTGATCAACGCCATCCTCGGCGAGGCCATTCGCGAGAACGCCTCGGACATCCACCTGGAGACCTTCGAGAAGCGCCTCGTGGTGAGGTTCCGTGTCGACGGCATCCTGCGCGAGGTGCTCGAACCCAAGCGTGAACTGGCGGCGCTGCTGGTTTCGCGGATCAAGGTCATGGCCAAGCTGGACATCGCCGAGAAGCGCGTCCCGCAGGACGGCCGTATCTCCCTGCGCGTGGCCGGGCGCGAAGTCGACATCCGTGTCTCCACGCTGCCCTCGGCCAACGGCGAGCGCGTGGTATTGCGCCTGCTGGACAAGCAGGCCGGGCGCCTCACCCTGCAGCACCTGGGCATGAGCGCGCGCGACCGCGAACTGATGGAAGCCACGGTGCGCAAGCCCCACGGCATCCTGCTGGTCACCGGGCCCACCGGCTCGGGCAAGACCACCACGCTGTACGCCAGCCTGGTGACCCTCAACGACCGCACGCGCAACATCCTCACGGTCGAGGACCCGATCGAGTATCACCTCGAAGGCATCGGCCAGACCCAGGTCAATGCCAAGGTGGAGATGACCTTCGCCCGTGGCCTGCGCGCCATCCTGCGCCAGGACCCGGACGTGGTGATGGTCGGCGAGATCCGTGACCACGAGACCGCCGAGATCGCCGTGCAGGCCTCGCTCACCGGCCACCTGGTGCTTTCCACCCTGCACACCAACAGCGCCATCGGCGCCATCACCCGCCTGGTGGACATGGGCGTCGAGCCCTTCCTGCTGTCGTCCTCCCTGCTCGGCGTGCTCGCCCAGCGCCTGGTGCGCGTGCTCTGCAATCACTGCAAGGCGCCGTACAGCGCCGACGCCGCCGAATGCGCGCTGCTGGGCATCGACCCGGCGCAGCCGCCGACCCTCTACCACGCCCGTGGCTGCGCCGAATGCCACCAGCAGGGCTATCGCGGGCGTACCGGCATCTACGAACTGGTGGTCTTCGACGACCACATGCGCACCCTCATCCACAACGCCGCTGCAGAGCAGGAGATGACCCGCCATGCACGCCGCTTCGGTCCCAGCATCCGTGACGACGGCAAGCGCAAGGTGCTCGAAGGCGTGACCACGGTGGAAGAAGTGCTGCGCGTGACCCAGGAAGAATAA
- the xcpS gene encoding GspF family T2SS innner membrane protein variant XcpS, translating to MAAFEYLALDARGRPQKGVLEADSARQVRQLLREKQLAPLEVKATRTREQAASGGRFGFTRGLSARDLALVTRQLATLVQAALPIEEALRAAAAQSTSPRIQSMLLAVRARVLEGHSLAGSLREFPAAFPELYRATVAAGEHAGHLGPVLEQLADYTEQRQQSRQKIQLALLYPVILMCASLGIVSFLLGYVVPDVVRVFIDSGQTLPLLTRGLIALSDLVKHWGWLVALALIAAFVGARLALREEAVRVRWHGLVLRIPLVGGLVRATDTARFASTLAILTQSGVPLVEALGIGAEVIANRVIRADVVLAAQKVREGGSLTRALEASGQFPPMMLHMIASGERSGELDQMLARTARNQESDLGAQIALLVGLFEPFMLVFMGAVVLVIVLAILLPILSLNQLVG from the coding sequence ATGGCCGCCTTCGAATACCTCGCCCTGGATGCCCGCGGGCGCCCGCAGAAGGGTGTGCTCGAGGCCGACAGTGCCCGCCAGGTGCGCCAGCTGTTGCGGGAGAAGCAGCTGGCACCCCTGGAGGTGAAAGCCACCCGCACCCGCGAGCAGGCCGCCAGTGGCGGTCGCTTCGGTTTCACCCGTGGCCTGTCCGCCCGCGACCTGGCGCTGGTGACCCGGCAACTGGCGACCCTGGTACAGGCCGCGCTGCCCATCGAGGAAGCGCTGCGCGCCGCTGCCGCCCAGTCCACCTCGCCGCGCATCCAGTCGATGCTGCTGGCGGTACGCGCACGCGTGCTGGAGGGCCACAGCCTGGCCGGCAGCCTGCGCGAATTCCCCGCCGCGTTCCCCGAGCTCTACCGGGCCACGGTCGCCGCCGGCGAGCACGCCGGCCACCTCGGGCCGGTGCTGGAGCAGCTCGCCGACTACACCGAACAACGCCAGCAGTCGCGGCAGAAGATCCAGCTGGCGCTGCTCTACCCGGTGATCCTGATGTGCGCTTCGCTGGGGATCGTCTCCTTCCTCCTGGGCTACGTGGTCCCGGACGTGGTGCGCGTGTTCATCGATTCCGGGCAGACCCTGCCGCTGCTGACCCGGGGCCTCATCGCCCTCAGCGACCTGGTCAAGCACTGGGGCTGGCTGGTGGCGCTGGCGCTCATCGCGGCATTCGTCGGCGCGCGCCTGGCGCTGCGCGAGGAGGCGGTGCGTGTCCGCTGGCATGGCCTGGTATTGCGCATTCCACTGGTGGGCGGGCTGGTGCGCGCCACCGACACCGCGCGCTTCGCCTCGACCCTGGCGATCCTCACCCAGAGCGGCGTGCCGCTGGTGGAAGCGCTGGGCATCGGTGCCGAGGTCATCGCCAACCGGGTGATCCGCGCCGATGTGGTGCTGGCGGCGCAGAAGGTCCGCGAAGGCGGCAGCCTGACCCGCGCGCTGGAAGCCAGCGGCCAGTTTCCGCCGATGATGCTGCACATGATCGCCAGCGGCGAACGCTCGGGCGAGCTGGACCAGATGCTGGCGCGCACCGCGCGCAACCAGGAAAGCGACCTCGGCGCGCAGATCGCGTTGCTGGTCGGGCTGTTCGAGCCCTTCATGCTGGTGTTCATGGGCGCGGTGGTGCTGGTCATCGTCCTCGCCATCCTCCTGCCGATCCTTTCTCTCAACCAACTCGTGGGGTAA
- the gspG gene encoding type II secretion system major pseudopilin GspG, whose product MVVVVILGILAALVVPQVMNRPDQAKVTVAKGDIKAIGASLDMYKLDNFAYPSTQQGLEALVKKPSGNPQPKNWNKDGYLKRLPVDPWGNPYQYLAPGTKGAYDLYSFGADGKEGGTDADADIGNWEN is encoded by the coding sequence ATGGTGGTGGTGGTCATCCTCGGCATCCTCGCCGCGCTGGTGGTGCCGCAGGTGATGAACCGCCCGGACCAGGCCAAGGTCACCGTCGCCAAGGGCGACATCAAGGCCATCGGTGCCTCGCTGGACATGTACAAGCTCGACAACTTCGCCTACCCCAGCACCCAGCAGGGCCTGGAGGCATTGGTGAAGAAGCCCAGCGGCAACCCGCAGCCGAAGAACTGGAACAAGGACGGCTACCTCAAGCGCCTGCCGGTCGATCCCTGGGGCAACCCGTACCAGTACCTGGCCCCCGGTACCAAGGGCGCCTACGACCTGTACTCCTTCGGCGCCGACGGCAAGGAAGGCGGCACCGACGCCGATGCCGACATCGGTAACTGGGAAAACTGA
- the gspH gene encoding type II secretion system minor pseudopilin GspH has protein sequence MHPRPRCPGCPPAEGQGGFTLIELLVVLVIIGCLVGLAVLSSGVAGPSRELNNEAERLAGLIGVLVDEAVLDNREYGLRLEGDGYRVLRFDEAKARWQEVGDETHKLPAWAELKFELEGAALALPGPVADEDEKTKDQPRTPQLLILSSGELSPFRLELGERRKDGLRLQMSSDGFRLPRVEAMPGKGRAG, from the coding sequence ATGCACCCAAGGCCGCGCTGCCCAGGCTGCCCGCCCGCCGAGGGGCAGGGCGGCTTCACCCTGATCGAGTTGCTGGTGGTCCTGGTGATCATCGGCTGCCTGGTCGGGCTGGCGGTGCTCAGCAGCGGCGTGGCCGGCCCCTCCCGTGAACTGAACAACGAAGCCGAGCGCCTCGCCGGGCTGATCGGCGTGCTGGTGGACGAGGCCGTGCTCGACAACCGCGAGTACGGCCTGCGCCTGGAGGGGGACGGCTATCGCGTACTGCGCTTCGACGAGGCGAAGGCGCGCTGGCAGGAAGTGGGGGATGAAACCCACAAGCTGCCGGCCTGGGCCGAGCTCAAGTTCGAACTCGAAGGCGCCGCGCTGGCATTGCCCGGGCCGGTGGCGGACGAGGACGAGAAAACCAAGGACCAACCCCGTACGCCGCAGTTGCTGATCCTCTCCAGCGGCGAGCTCAGCCCGTTCCGCCTGGAGCTGGGCGAGCGGCGCAAGGACGGCCTGCGCCTGCAGATGAGCAGCGACGGCTTCCGCCTGCCCAGGGTCGAGGCGATGCCGGGCAAGGGGAGGGCGGGATGA
- the gspI gene encoding type II secretion system minor pseudopilin GspI codes for MSTQRGFTLLEVLVALAIFAVVAASVLATSARSLQNAARLEDKTLAMWIADNRLAEMQLAATPPGDGRDQGELDFAGRRWEWQSQVEATSDPALRRATLWVAQRNDRGPRGKLEERAAARLVGFIETRQ; via the coding sequence ATGAGCACCCAGCGCGGTTTCACCCTGCTCGAAGTGCTGGTGGCCCTGGCCATCTTCGCCGTGGTCGCCGCGTCCGTGCTGGCCACCAGCGCGCGCAGCCTGCAGAACGCCGCGCGCCTGGAGGACAAGACCCTGGCGATGTGGATCGCCGACAACCGCCTCGCCGAGATGCAGCTGGCCGCCACGCCGCCGGGGGACGGGCGCGACCAGGGCGAGCTGGATTTCGCCGGGCGCCGCTGGGAGTGGCAGAGCCAGGTGGAGGCGACCTCCGATCCGGCCCTGCGCCGCGCCACGCTCTGGGTGGCCCAGCGCAACGACCGGGGCCCCCGGGGCAAGCTGGAGGAGCGCGCCGCCGCGCGCCTGGTCGGCTTCATCGAGACCCGCCAATGA
- the gspJ gene encoding type II secretion system minor pseudopilin GspJ — protein sequence MKRSAGFTLLELLIAIAIFALLALGTYRMLDSVLSSDRATRAQEQQLRELVRAMAAIERDLQQVNPRPVRDAYGEWRGALVGESGDNDAIELSRGGWRNPLGAPRSRLQRVRWQLSGEKLERRYWTVLDQAQDSQPQVQQALDGVTRLKLRYLDKSDNWVEVWPADGETGDKSLEKLPRAIELTLEHRRYGELRRVLRLVDEPPERKPQVPDNSGGDDGGDVPPDDGGTP from the coding sequence ATGAAGCGCTCCGCCGGTTTCACCCTGCTGGAACTGCTGATCGCCATCGCCATCTTCGCGCTGCTGGCACTGGGCACCTACCGCATGCTCGACAGCGTCCTCTCCAGCGACCGGGCCACCCGTGCCCAGGAACAGCAGCTGCGTGAACTGGTGCGGGCAATGGCCGCCATCGAGCGGGACCTGCAGCAGGTCAATCCACGCCCCGTGCGCGATGCCTACGGTGAATGGCGCGGTGCGCTGGTGGGCGAGAGCGGCGACAACGATGCCATCGAACTGAGCCGTGGCGGTTGGCGCAATCCGCTAGGCGCCCCGCGTTCGCGGCTGCAGCGGGTGCGTTGGCAACTGTCCGGGGAGAAGCTGGAGCGCCGCTACTGGACGGTGCTCGACCAGGCCCAGGACAGCCAGCCGCAGGTGCAGCAGGCGCTGGACGGCGTGACCCGCCTCAAGCTGCGCTACCTCGACAAGTCCGATAACTGGGTGGAGGTCTGGCCGGCCGACGGCGAGACCGGCGACAAGAGCCTGGAGAAGCTGCCCCGGGCCATCGAACTGACCCTCGAACACCGCCGCTACGGCGAGTTGCGCCGCGTGCTGCGCCTGGTGGACGAGCCGCCGGAGCGCAAGCCCCAGGTCCCCGACAACAGTGGTGGCGATGACGGCGGCGACGTACCGCCCGATGACGGTGGTACGCCATGA
- the gspK gene encoding type II secretion system minor pseudopilin GspK, translating into MTRQRGMAMITVLLVVAVVTVVCAGMIARQQLAIRSSANQLHARQALQYALGGEALARGMLQRDLRAGDPRTPVDHLGEAWARPLNNFPLDDGGELLVRIEDATSRFNLNALVRQGRVNEQSLQQFRRLLLRLQIEAPYAERLVDWLDKDQEPTGANGAEDNEYLLSQPPYRAANRAMVDVSELRLLAGMTEADYRRLLPYVSALPDDATLNVNTAGAMVLSSLADSLTPSVGEALVAARGKAGFQTLDAFLGQSALAGMGMQAQGLAVGSEYFRVTSEVHLGGRRQVLVSTLQRSNDGRVRVLSRDMGQGGLPPALLKEKDEE; encoded by the coding sequence ATGACGCGGCAGCGTGGCATGGCCATGATCACGGTGCTGCTGGTGGTAGCGGTGGTGACCGTCGTCTGTGCCGGCATGATCGCGCGACAACAGCTGGCGATCCGCTCCAGTGCCAACCAGCTGCATGCGCGCCAGGCCCTGCAATATGCGCTGGGTGGCGAAGCGCTTGCCCGTGGGATGCTGCAGCGCGACCTGCGCGCCGGCGATCCGCGCACCCCGGTGGATCACCTCGGCGAAGCCTGGGCGCGACCGCTGAACAATTTCCCGCTGGATGACGGCGGCGAGCTGCTGGTGCGCATCGAGGACGCCACCTCGCGCTTCAACCTCAACGCCCTGGTGCGCCAGGGGCGGGTCAACGAGCAGTCGCTGCAGCAGTTCCGTCGCCTCCTGTTGCGCCTGCAGATCGAGGCACCCTATGCGGAGCGCCTGGTGGACTGGCTCGACAAGGACCAGGAGCCCACCGGGGCCAATGGCGCCGAAGACAACGAATACCTGCTGAGCCAGCCGCCCTACCGGGCAGCCAACCGTGCCATGGTCGACGTCTCCGAGCTGCGCCTGCTGGCGGGCATGACCGAGGCGGACTATCGTCGCCTGCTGCCCTACGTCAGCGCGCTGCCGGACGACGCCACGCTCAACGTCAACACCGCCGGCGCGATGGTGCTTTCCAGCCTGGCCGACAGCCTCACGCCCAGCGTGGGGGAGGCGCTGGTGGCGGCCCGTGGCAAGGCCGGCTTCCAGACCCTGGACGCCTTCCTCGGGCAATCGGCGCTGGCCGGCATGGGGATGCAGGCGCAGGGCCTGGCGGTGGGCAGTGAATATTTCCGGGTGACCAGCGAAGTGCATCTGGGCGGACGACGCCAGGTACTGGTCAGCACCTTGCAGCGCAGCAATGACGGCCGCGTGCGGGTGCTTTCCCGCGACATGGGGCAGGGCGGATTGCCGCCGGCCCTTCTCAAGGAAAAGGACGAAGAATGA
- the gspL gene encoding type II secretion system protein GspL — MKQASIFLPAAAVTRVEGELEVWLVQGGDARQLPFAAAVTALSGDWRLVLPVEAVTACAARLPTQKARWLRQALPFAVEELLAEDVDSLHLALGGSLPDGLHRIFAVRRAWLSAWVDLAAELGSVPTSLQVDADLLPDEGTQLCWLDGRWLLGGEQSARLALLDEDWPHLRDACVLPLQGHAPQARQVLEGIEQWQEHEQPHLWLAGRSGSELAQAEFEVRQEHRHQRFLRPLLGLVGLWVVLQWGFYLAQGWHLRHEGDRYAAANEALYRELFPQDSKLINLRAQFDQHLAASSVSGQGRLLGMLDQAAEALLAEGVQVRVQQLDFSDTRGDLAMQVQAPGFDALERLRERLIAAGLAVQLGSASREGNAVSARLVIGG; from the coding sequence ATGAAGCAGGCAAGTATTTTCCTGCCGGCGGCGGCGGTCACGCGCGTCGAAGGCGAGCTGGAGGTCTGGCTGGTGCAGGGTGGGGACGCCCGGCAACTGCCATTCGCGGCGGCGGTGACGGCGCTCTCCGGTGACTGGCGCCTGGTATTGCCGGTGGAGGCGGTGACTGCCTGCGCCGCGCGCCTGCCCACGCAGAAGGCGCGCTGGCTGCGCCAGGCGCTGCCTTTCGCGGTGGAGGAGTTGCTGGCCGAAGACGTCGACAGCCTGCACCTGGCCCTTGGCGGCAGCCTGCCGGATGGCCTGCACCGCATCTTCGCCGTGCGCCGCGCCTGGCTGAGCGCCTGGGTCGACCTGGCGGCGGAACTGGGCTCGGTACCCACCAGCCTGCAGGTGGATGCCGACCTGCTGCCCGATGAAGGCACCCAGCTGTGCTGGCTGGATGGCCGCTGGCTGCTGGGGGGCGAGCAGAGCGCGCGCCTCGCCCTGCTGGACGAGGACTGGCCGCACCTGCGCGATGCCTGCGTGCTGCCGCTGCAGGGGCACGCGCCCCAGGCACGGCAGGTGCTCGAAGGCATCGAGCAGTGGCAGGAGCACGAACAGCCGCACCTCTGGCTCGCCGGACGTTCGGGCAGCGAACTGGCCCAGGCGGAGTTCGAAGTGCGCCAGGAACATCGCCACCAACGCTTCCTGCGTCCGCTGCTGGGGCTGGTCGGGCTCTGGGTGGTGCTGCAGTGGGGCTTCTACCTGGCCCAGGGCTGGCACCTGCGGCATGAGGGCGATCGCTATGCGGCGGCCAACGAGGCGCTGTACCGCGAGCTGTTTCCCCAGGACAGCAAGCTGATCAACCTGCGTGCGCAGTTCGACCAGCACCTGGCGGCCAGCTCGGTGTCGGGACAGGGCCGCTTGCTCGGCATGCTCGACCAGGCCGCCGAGGCGCTGCTGGCGGAGGGGGTCCAGGTGCGCGTGCAGCAACTGGATTTCAGCGACACCCGGGGTGACCTGGCGATGCAGGTGCAGGCCCCTGGCTTCGATGCCCTGGAGCGCTTGCGCGAGCGGCTGATCGCCGCCGGACTGGCCGTGCAGCTGGGCTCGGCCAGCCGTGAAGGCAATGCGGTGAGCGCGCGACTGGTGATCGGAGGATGA